The Pleurodeles waltl isolate 20211129_DDA chromosome 7, aPleWal1.hap1.20221129, whole genome shotgun sequence genome includes a region encoding these proteins:
- the FBL gene encoding rRNA 2'-O-methyltransferase fibrillarin — MRPGFSPRGRGGFGDRGGFGDRGGRGRGGFGDRGGRGRGGFGDRGGFRGGRGGFRSPEGGFRGRGPSRGGRGGRGGRGGFGAGRKVTIEPHRHEGVFISRGKEDALVTKNMVPGESVYGEKRISVEDGENKIEYRAWNPFRSKLAAAILGGVDQIHIKPGSKVLYLGAASGTTVSHVSDVVGPEGLVYAVEFSHRSGRDLINVAKKRTNIIPVIEDARHPHKYRMLVGMVDVIFADVAQPDQTRIVALNAHNFLKNAGHFVISIKANCIDSTASPEAVFASEVKKMQQENMKPQEQLTLEPYERDHAVVVGIYRPPPKQKK, encoded by the exons GATTCAGTCCACGTGGGCGAGGAGGTTTTGGTGACCGCGGAGGTTTTGGTGACCGTGGCGGTCGAGGGAGAGGTGGATTTGGTGACCGTGGCGGTCGAGGTAGAGGTGGATTTGGTGACCGTGGTGGCTTCAGAGGTggtagag GTGGCTTTAGATCCCCTGAAGGTGGCTTCAGAGGCAGAGGGCCTTCAAGAGGAGGCAGAGGTGGACGAGGAGGCAGAGGTGGCTTTGGAGCTGGAAGGAAAGTGACAATTGAACCTCACAGACATGAAG GAGTCTTTATTTCCAGAGGAAAGGAAGATGCTCTGGTCACAAAAAATATGGTCCCTGGAGAATCCGTCTATGGCGAGAAAAGAATCTCCGTGGAG GATGGGGAAAATAAGATTGAATACAGAGCCTGGAATCCGTTCAGGTCAAAACTAGCTGCTGCCATTCTTGGTGGAGTTGATCAGATTCACATCAAGCCTGGTTCCAAGGTCTTGTATTTGGGAGCAGCTTCTGGCACAACAGTGTCACATGTGTCTGATGTTGTCGGCCCT GAAGGACTCGTTTATGCAGTAGAATTTTCGCACAGATCCGGTCGTGATCTCATAAATGTAGCCAAAAAACGTACCAATATCATTCCAGTTATTGAAGATGCAAGACATCCACACAAATATCGGATGTTAGTAG GTATGGTTGATGTTATCTTTGCCGATGTTGCACAACCCGATCAGACTAGAATTGTTGCTCTCAACGCTCATAATTTCCTTAAGAATGCTGGACATTTTGTGATCTCCATCAAG GCAAATTGTATAGATTCCACAGCATCTCCTGAGGCAGTTTTTGCTTCTGAAGTAAAGAAAATGCAACAGGAAAATATGAAACCACAGGAGCAGCTCACACTGGAACCATATGAAAGAGATCATGCTGTTGTAGTTGGAATCTATAG accaccaccaaaGCAGAAGAAATAA